One genomic segment of Salinigranum rubrum includes these proteins:
- a CDS encoding sodium-dependent transporter — translation MTRETWATRVGFILAAVGSAVGLGNIWRFPWVTAENGGSAFLLVYLLVVLAVGVPGLVGEFVIGRRAKRNPVGALRDLSGSRGWAVVGGLSVLTALVLLSFYSVVGGWILRYFVESLLALAGGPLPYATEPGAYFGAASTGVDALAYHLVFLGLTAVVVLGGVRKGIELGTTVMMPLVFLLLVALTAWAATQPDAAAGYAFYLSFDLSTLERNFLSILGPAAGQALFTLSLGAGTMITYASYLGEDRSLPFDAGAIAVLNTLVGVLAGLVVFPLLFSLGVDPGSPGPGALFVSIAGAFARLPVGTLVASAFFGVVALAALSSSISMLEIPVSFLVDEFGLDRRRAVAVALAVFAVTGAANALDSAVFQLFAVTLVDRLLTAGLAAFLLFVGWVLGKDALEEFRRGAGDFASSLGPAWLFAVGVVLPLFLVFTLLTSLGLDTHVGFWPTVAAAVAVGLAAFFGLRSSNSVV, via the coding sequence ATGACACGTGAGACGTGGGCGACCCGGGTCGGGTTCATCCTCGCGGCCGTCGGGAGCGCCGTGGGGCTGGGAAACATCTGGCGATTCCCGTGGGTCACGGCCGAAAACGGCGGCAGCGCCTTCCTGCTCGTCTATCTGCTCGTCGTCCTCGCCGTCGGCGTCCCGGGCCTCGTCGGCGAGTTCGTCATCGGTCGGCGCGCGAAGCGGAACCCGGTGGGCGCGCTGCGTGACCTCTCGGGGTCGAGAGGGTGGGCGGTCGTCGGCGGCCTCTCCGTCCTGACCGCGCTCGTCTTGCTCTCCTTCTACTCGGTCGTCGGCGGGTGGATACTCCGCTACTTCGTCGAGAGCCTCCTCGCACTCGCCGGCGGCCCGCTCCCCTACGCGACCGAACCCGGCGCGTACTTCGGCGCGGCCTCGACGGGAGTCGACGCCCTCGCGTACCACCTCGTCTTCCTCGGCCTCACCGCCGTCGTCGTCCTCGGCGGCGTCAGGAAGGGTATCGAACTCGGCACGACGGTGATGATGCCCCTCGTGTTCCTGCTCCTCGTCGCCCTCACCGCGTGGGCGGCGACCCAGCCCGACGCGGCCGCGGGCTACGCCTTCTACCTCTCGTTCGACCTCTCGACGCTCGAACGAAACTTCCTCTCGATCCTCGGGCCGGCGGCGGGTCAGGCGCTCTTCACCCTCTCGCTCGGCGCGGGGACGATGATCACCTACGCGTCGTATCTGGGCGAGGACCGCTCGCTCCCGTTCGACGCCGGTGCCATCGCCGTCCTCAACACCCTCGTGGGCGTGCTCGCCGGCCTCGTCGTCTTCCCCCTCCTGTTCTCGCTCGGCGTCGACCCCGGTTCGCCCGGTCCCGGCGCGCTGTTCGTCTCCATCGCGGGCGCGTTCGCCCGCCTGCCCGTCGGCACGCTCGTCGCCAGCGCCTTCTTCGGCGTCGTCGCCCTCGCCGCGCTCTCCTCGTCGATATCGATGCTCGAAATCCCCGTCTCGTTCCTCGTCGACGAGTTCGGCCTCGACCGACGCCGAGCCGTCGCCGTCGCCCTCGCGGTGTTCGCCGTCACGGGCGCGGCGAACGCGCTCGATTCGGCCGTGTTCCAACTGTTCGCCGTGACGCTCGTCGACCGCCTGCTCACCGCGGGGCTCGCCGCATTCTTGCTGTTCGTCGGCTGGGTGCTCGGGAAGGACGCCCTCGAAGAGTTCCGCCGCGGCGCCGGCGACTTCGCCTCGTCCCTGGGGCCGGCGTGGCTCTTCGCCGTCGGCGTCGTCCTCCCGCTCTTTCTCGTCTTCACGCTGCTGACGAGCCTCGGTCTCGACACGCACGTCGGCTTCTGGCCCACCGTCGCAGCCGCGGTCGCCGTCGGTCTCGCCGCGTTCTTCGGTCTCCGCTCTTCGAACTCCGTCGTCTGA
- a CDS encoding glycine cleavage T C-terminal barrel domain-containing protein, with protein MSENPHHPNHPSVDQSDRTVPRNLRQTGDADIDLVISNRARKSPFWHLSVEEGCHEATVYNHMYHPRAYIDPEDGGSEAEYDLLVNHVALWDVAVERQIRVEGPDAEAFVDYVITRDATDIEPMRGKYAICCNEDGGILNDFVLLRPDDDEFWFSIADSDLIQWLQGVTVGNDFEVDIDEIDVSPMQVQGPKSPDVIESLIDDAVEDVPYYGLLEATINDVPVLVSQTGFSGEAGFEIYVREATTNAEAVWDPVLETVKDHGGAATPVNGRRRIAAGILSLGQDMDRETSPFQVNLGYQVPDDKDGDYVGKAELERQKEAIADGEFPFTHKLVGLKMAGEPILEWASDFWLISDPETGDECGYLTSAGWNPDLGANIGLGFVPAATLQAATDVPLDDSIYDADLDLEFEVHLPDEYAEEPGEPVYATLAKVPFKESVNPSAREQAKIHARDDVDE; from the coding sequence ATGTCTGAAAACCCACACCACCCGAACCACCCCAGCGTCGACCAGTCGGACCGCACCGTTCCCAGAAATCTGCGTCAAACAGGCGACGCGGACATCGACCTCGTAATCTCGAACCGGGCCAGAAAGTCACCGTTCTGGCACCTCTCCGTCGAGGAAGGCTGTCACGAGGCGACGGTGTACAACCACATGTATCACCCTCGGGCGTACATCGACCCCGAGGACGGGGGGTCGGAAGCCGAGTACGACCTGCTGGTCAACCACGTCGCGCTGTGGGACGTCGCGGTCGAGCGCCAGATTCGTGTCGAGGGGCCCGACGCCGAGGCGTTCGTCGACTACGTCATCACGCGGGACGCGACAGACATCGAGCCGATGCGTGGCAAGTACGCCATCTGCTGCAACGAGGACGGCGGCATCCTCAACGACTTCGTCCTGTTGCGACCCGACGACGACGAATTCTGGTTCTCCATCGCCGATTCGGACCTGATACAGTGGTTGCAAGGGGTCACGGTCGGGAACGACTTCGAGGTCGACATCGACGAAATCGACGTCTCGCCGATGCAGGTCCAGGGCCCGAAATCGCCCGACGTGATCGAGTCGCTCATCGACGACGCGGTCGAAGACGTGCCGTACTACGGACTGTTGGAAGCGACTATCAACGACGTCCCGGTGTTGGTGAGCCAAACGGGCTTCTCCGGAGAGGCGGGGTTCGAGATATACGTCCGCGAGGCGACCACGAACGCCGAAGCAGTGTGGGACCCGGTACTCGAAACGGTCAAAGACCACGGCGGTGCCGCGACGCCAGTGAACGGTCGTCGACGGATCGCTGCCGGAATCCTGTCGTTGGGGCAGGACATGGACCGCGAGACGTCGCCGTTCCAGGTCAACCTCGGCTATCAGGTCCCCGACGACAAGGACGGTGACTACGTCGGCAAAGCAGAACTGGAGCGCCAGAAGGAAGCCATCGCAGACGGCGAGTTTCCGTTCACGCACAAACTGGTCGGCCTGAAGATGGCAGGCGAACCGATTCTGGAGTGGGCCTCGGACTTCTGGCTCATCTCGGACCCGGAGACGGGCGACGAGTGTGGCTACCTGACGTCGGCGGGGTGGAATCCGGACCTCGGGGCCAACATCGGGCTTGGGTTCGTGCCAGCGGCGACACTGCAAGCCGCGACCGACGTCCCGCTCGACGACTCGATATACGACGCGGACCTCGACCTGGAGTTCGAGGTACATCTCCCGGACGAGTACGCCGAGGAACCCGGCGAACCCGTCTATGCGACGCTGGCGAAGGTTCCGTTCAAAGAGTCGGTCAATCCCAGTGCTCGCGAACAGGCGAAGATTCACGCCAGGGACGACGTGGACGAGTGA
- a CDS encoding GNAT family N-acetyltransferase, with translation MDIVRLPDDEAALRRFLETLWLPYSREREAHTDGFALAEDVDLVAEELEHRLSRHQTESYRAWVAIDGTHDATRLADTDAEFVGFVTTDIDESPSVFDRPDRLVIADIYVLERYRGTGLARALVDRARTRARESGCTEVKLEVDVDNDRALAFYEKIGFETVRYTMSVSV, from the coding sequence ATGGACATCGTTCGGCTCCCAGACGACGAAGCCGCTCTGCGTCGGTTTCTCGAAACCCTCTGGCTCCCGTACAGCCGCGAGCGTGAAGCACACACCGACGGCTTCGCACTTGCGGAGGATGTTGACCTCGTCGCGGAGGAACTCGAACATCGGCTCAGTCGGCATCAAACGGAGAGTTACCGGGCGTGGGTCGCCATCGACGGAACTCACGACGCAACCCGACTCGCCGATACTGACGCCGAGTTCGTCGGGTTCGTGACCACAGATATCGACGAGTCGCCGTCAGTGTTCGACCGCCCTGACCGACTCGTCATCGCCGATATCTATGTGCTCGAACGCTATCGCGGAACAGGACTGGCCCGAGCGCTAGTCGACCGGGCCAGAACACGGGCGCGTGAGAGCGGATGCACCGAAGTGAAGCTCGAGGTTGACGTCGACAACGACCGGGCACTGGCGTTCTACGAGAAAATAGGGTTCGAGACGGTGCGGTACACGATGAGCGTCAGCGTGTAG
- a CDS encoding DUF5789 family protein, which translates to MADDKSGRDKQADDAERRQQQREIAAELERGDEREPPVVVEELADFEAALEELTFPATGAEIVAAIGQREIESVKRSYRLEELVPETDEETFDSPAAVRVQIQRPTVAAAMKRVVEASKTLRNTDFSWAQRNAYEKTFQELEAIDADDDDEGIRAISDWIVERIHDKETLPTSRAVRREAAKFCRTNGYEVRNDEWLGI; encoded by the coding sequence ATGGCAGACGACAAGAGCGGTCGAGACAAGCAAGCAGACGACGCTGAGAGACGCCAGCAGCAGCGTGAGATTGCCGCGGAACTGGAGCGCGGCGACGAACGAGAGCCACCGGTGGTCGTGGAGGAACTGGCCGATTTTGAGGCGGCACTCGAAGAGCTGACGTTCCCGGCCACGGGGGCCGAGATCGTCGCGGCAATCGGCCAACGCGAGATCGAATCGGTCAAGCGGAGCTACCGTCTCGAGGAACTGGTACCGGAGACAGACGAGGAGACGTTCGACTCTCCAGCTGCCGTCCGGGTGCAGATACAGCGGCCGACAGTAGCCGCGGCCATGAAACGGGTCGTGGAAGCCAGCAAGACGCTTCGGAATACTGATTTCAGTTGGGCACAGCGCAACGCGTACGAGAAGACCTTCCAGGAACTTGAAGCGATCGACGCCGATGACGACGACGAAGGCATCCGAGCCATCAGCGACTGGATCGTAGAGCGAATCCACGACAAAGAAACGCTCCCGACGTCCCGGGCGGTACGCCGAGAAGCGGCGAAATTCTGTCGGACGAACGGATATGAGGTCCGTAACGACGAGTGGCTCGGGATATAG
- a CDS encoding hemolysin family protein translates to MWRSPLTAVAEACLLQYTVPVAGVELGQPAVTAIGIVLILLLLLGSGFFSSSEIAMFSLPAHQIDAMIEQGLRGARAVKSLKEDPHRLLVTILVGNNMVNITMSSISTTIVGFYFDPGTAVIVSSLGITSMVLIFGESAPKSYAVENTEVHARRVARGLKIVEKVLWPLITLFYYLTGVVNRVTGGNPSIESTYVTRDEIRNIIKTGEREGVLDEEERQILQRALRFTDASAKEVMTPRLDMAAISGEATVQEAVEQCIQSGHARLPAYAGTLDDIIGVFDIRNLENVDYDGATDLKVKDVVTQALHVPESKNVDELLTEMRENRHHMVIVIDEFGATGGLITMEDILEEIVGEILVGDEEHPLEVIDETEVLARGEVNIEEINEALGIALPEGEEFETVAGFIFNRAGRLVEQGETFEFENVTLRAEQVKDARIRKVRVTVDRQADRTVDTDSSVAEGDPE, encoded by the coding sequence ATGTGGCGCTCCCCGCTCACAGCAGTAGCTGAGGCCTGTCTCTTACAGTACACCGTGCCGGTCGCCGGTGTCGAACTGGGTCAGCCTGCCGTCACCGCCATCGGCATCGTCCTGATATTACTGCTCCTCCTGGGGTCGGGGTTCTTTTCCTCCTCGGAAATCGCGATGTTCTCCCTCCCAGCCCACCAGATCGACGCGATGATCGAGCAAGGCTTGCGCGGTGCGCGGGCGGTCAAGTCGCTCAAGGAAGACCCCCACCGCCTGCTCGTGACGATCCTCGTGGGGAACAACATGGTCAACATCACGATGTCCTCGATATCGACGACCATCGTCGGCTTCTACTTCGACCCGGGGACGGCAGTCATCGTCTCGTCGCTCGGCATCACGTCGATGGTGCTGATATTCGGCGAGAGCGCGCCGAAGTCCTACGCCGTCGAGAACACCGAAGTACACGCACGGCGCGTCGCCCGGGGGCTAAAAATCGTCGAGAAGGTACTGTGGCCGCTCATCACCCTCTTTTACTACCTGACAGGCGTCGTGAACAGGGTCACCGGCGGGAACCCGTCCATCGAGTCGACGTACGTCACCCGTGACGAGATTCGGAACATCATCAAGACGGGTGAGCGCGAGGGCGTCCTCGACGAGGAGGAACGCCAGATACTCCAGCGCGCGCTCCGGTTCACGGACGCCTCTGCCAAGGAAGTGATGACACCGCGACTCGATATGGCAGCCATCTCCGGGGAGGCGACCGTTCAGGAGGCGGTCGAACAGTGTATTCAGTCGGGTCACGCCCGCTTGCCGGCCTACGCGGGGACGCTGGACGACATAATCGGTGTTTTCGACATCCGAAACCTGGAGAACGTCGACTACGACGGCGCAACCGATCTTAAAGTGAAGGATGTGGTCACCCAGGCGCTGCACGTCCCGGAGTCGAAGAACGTCGACGAACTCCTCACGGAGATGCGCGAGAACCGCCACCACATGGTCATCGTCATCGACGAGTTTGGCGCCACTGGGGGCCTCATCACGATGGAAGACATCCTCGAAGAGATCGTCGGCGAGATACTGGTCGGTGACGAGGAACACCCGCTCGAGGTTATCGACGAGACTGAGGTGCTGGCCCGCGGCGAGGTCAACATCGAAGAGATCAACGAGGCCCTCGGTATCGCCCTCCCCGAAGGCGAGGAGTTCGAGACCGTTGCCGGCTTTATCTTCAACCGTGCGGGTCGTCTCGTCGAGCAGGGTGAGACGTTCGAGTTCGAGAACGTGACGCTACGGGCCGAACAGGTGAAAGACGCACGCATCCGGAAGGTACGGGTGACAGTCGACCGACAGGCCGACCGAACTGTCGATACGGACTCGTCGGTTGCGGAGGGCGACCCCGAGTGA
- a CDS encoding universal stress protein, translated as MYENILLPFDGSDGAAEVLHHAAEIAHWADATIRVLYVADTNRDSVTVVEGQTVDVLEREGRDVVEEAAKTLETLGASYRTDVVQGDPAPTVVEYAEEYDQDLIVMPTHGREGVSRYLVGSVSEKVVRLSSVPVLSVRMQPDEMLTFPYENVLVPTDGSGAATHAADHLLEFAAALDATVHVLSVVDDSALGPDVRSTIAGKESEQAAGEAVDAIVSAAETHGLTDVVRHVEHGRPAAVILDCIEANDVHAVGMGTTGRRGTNRILLGSVAEKTVRSAPVPVMTVAKPR; from the coding sequence ATGTACGAGAACATCCTCCTCCCGTTCGACGGCAGCGATGGCGCCGCCGAGGTACTCCACCACGCCGCCGAAATCGCCCACTGGGCCGACGCGACCATCCGGGTGCTCTACGTCGCAGATACGAACCGGGACAGCGTCACCGTCGTCGAGGGGCAGACCGTCGATGTCCTCGAACGCGAGGGGCGAGACGTCGTCGAAGAAGCCGCCAAGACGCTGGAGACGCTCGGCGCCTCGTACCGAACCGACGTCGTTCAGGGTGATCCCGCCCCCACGGTCGTCGAGTACGCCGAGGAGTACGACCAGGACTTGATCGTGATGCCGACCCATGGACGCGAAGGCGTCTCGCGGTACCTCGTCGGGAGCGTCTCCGAGAAGGTCGTCCGACTCTCCTCGGTGCCCGTCCTCTCCGTCCGGATGCAACCCGACGAGATGCTCACCTTCCCCTACGAGAACGTCCTCGTCCCGACCGATGGCAGTGGCGCCGCGACACACGCCGCCGACCACCTCCTCGAGTTCGCAGCGGCACTCGACGCGACAGTCCACGTCCTCTCGGTCGTCGACGACTCCGCGCTTGGGCCGGATGTCCGGTCGACGATAGCCGGGAAGGAGAGCGAGCAAGCCGCGGGTGAGGCCGTCGACGCCATCGTCTCAGCGGCCGAGACGCACGGACTCACGGACGTCGTCCGACACGTCGAACACGGACGGCCCGCGGCGGTGATCCTCGACTGTATCGAGGCGAACGACGTACACGCCGTCGGGATGGGGACGACGGGAAGGCGTGGGACGAATCGTATCCTGCTCGGCAGCGTCGCCGAGAAGACCGTACGCTCTGCCCCAGTCCCCGTTATGACCGTCGCGAAGCCGAGGTGA
- a CDS encoding sodium-dependent transporter, whose amino-acid sequence MTERETWASRVGFVLAAVGSAVGLGNIWQFPFKTGQFGGASFLVVYLAAAVGIGLPAILAEFVVGRRAKRNTIDAFGALGGRRWKVVGALGLGIGFWILSYYSVVGGWVIRYLLASPTGTYFGDAAGFFSTVSAGPDALVAHAVFMLLVVGVVAFGVENGIERATKVMVPSVLLILAGLAVFAFTLDGASAGYAYFLSPDLTALRSNFGDIVPFAVGQAFFSLSLGMGAMVTYASYVDGEDSLVADAGSIVVLNTLVGVLAGLAVFPLLFAQGIDPNTSGPGAVFVSTAGAFSALPAGRILGTLFFAVVLIAALSSAISLLEVVVSYVVDNTGIGRFPAAGAIGGALFLLGVPSALSTAWLGWFDTLAYKLLLPLSVLAILLFVGWVLGREALSEVVRGSDLGSGFGAVWLWTVRVVVFAAVLGTLVLGLRTLFLGGAIVPPV is encoded by the coding sequence ATGACAGAACGTGAGACGTGGGCATCGCGGGTCGGATTCGTCCTCGCGGCCGTCGGCAGCGCCGTGGGGTTGGGAAACATCTGGCAGTTCCCGTTCAAGACGGGACAGTTCGGCGGGGCGTCGTTCCTCGTCGTCTATCTCGCCGCCGCGGTTGGAATCGGTCTCCCCGCCATCCTCGCCGAGTTCGTCGTCGGTCGGCGGGCGAAACGGAACACCATCGACGCGTTCGGCGCGCTCGGCGGTCGACGGTGGAAGGTCGTCGGCGCGCTCGGACTGGGCATCGGCTTCTGGATCCTCTCGTACTACTCCGTCGTGGGCGGATGGGTCATCCGCTACCTCCTCGCCTCCCCGACCGGGACGTACTTCGGCGACGCCGCCGGCTTCTTCTCGACGGTTTCGGCCGGTCCCGACGCGCTCGTCGCACACGCCGTCTTCATGCTCCTCGTGGTCGGCGTCGTCGCCTTCGGCGTCGAGAACGGCATCGAGCGCGCCACGAAGGTGATGGTTCCGTCCGTGCTCCTCATCCTCGCCGGCCTCGCCGTCTTCGCGTTCACCCTCGACGGCGCGAGCGCGGGCTACGCGTACTTCCTCTCGCCGGACCTCACCGCCCTCCGGTCGAACTTCGGTGACATCGTCCCGTTCGCCGTCGGCCAGGCGTTCTTCTCGCTCTCGCTCGGCATGGGCGCGATGGTCACCTACGCCTCCTACGTCGACGGCGAGGACTCCCTCGTCGCCGACGCGGGCTCTATCGTCGTCCTCAACACGCTGGTGGGAGTGCTCGCCGGCCTCGCAGTGTTCCCGCTGCTGTTCGCGCAGGGCATCGACCCCAACACGAGCGGCCCCGGTGCCGTCTTCGTCTCCACCGCCGGCGCGTTCTCGGCGCTCCCCGCCGGACGCATCCTGGGGACGCTGTTCTTCGCCGTCGTCCTCATCGCGGCGCTCTCCTCGGCGATCAGCCTCCTCGAAGTCGTCGTCTCGTACGTCGTCGACAACACGGGAATCGGAAGGTTCCCCGCCGCCGGCGCCATCGGCGGCGCGCTGTTCCTCCTCGGTGTCCCCTCCGCGCTCTCGACGGCGTGGCTCGGCTGGTTCGACACGCTCGCGTACAAACTGCTGCTTCCGCTGTCGGTGCTCGCCATCCTCCTCTTCGTCGGCTGGGTCCTGGGCAGGGAGGCGCTGTCGGAGGTCGTTCGCGGGTCGGACCTCGGGAGCGGATTCGGCGCGGTCTGGCTCTGGACCGTCCGCGTCGTCGTCTTCGCGGCCGTCCTCGGCACGCTCGTCCTCGGCCTCCGGACGCTGTTCCTCGGCGGGGCTATCGTCCCGCCCGTCTGA
- a CDS encoding PAS domain-containing sensor histidine kinase gives MNGVSLGRHPDFRTLMDHLDGVAIWTASTPEKFEYISAGFEDIWGIPAEAAENDVSLMIDGVHPDDRDEVVASMTRTGEELSADSFEHRVVCPDGTVRWVHARVVPIRDEHGGIAEVVGITTDITEQKRREQELEVLNRILRHDVRNDVNVITGWLTTLEGAVDGADADALARIQAASRHVVELTDLAREYVDVVVSEGEFDLEPVDLVATLETELAVRRRTYPDAEFRVVGDLPRVEVEANELLGSVFRNLLTNAVQHNDKPTPVVEVSAGVDGDTVRVSVADNGPGIPPAQRDRLFGEGERGLDSTGTGMGLYLCREIVAGYGGEVGVGDGDEAGAVFTVELKRSVA, from the coding sequence ATGAACGGCGTCTCGCTGGGTCGTCACCCCGACTTCCGCACGCTCATGGACCATCTCGACGGGGTCGCCATCTGGACGGCGTCGACACCGGAGAAGTTCGAGTACATCAGCGCCGGCTTCGAGGACATCTGGGGCATCCCCGCGGAGGCCGCCGAGAACGACGTCTCACTGATGATCGATGGCGTCCACCCCGACGACCGGGACGAGGTCGTCGCGAGCATGACGCGGACCGGAGAGGAACTGTCGGCGGACTCGTTCGAACACCGCGTCGTGTGCCCGGACGGAACGGTTCGGTGGGTCCACGCGCGCGTCGTCCCGATCAGGGACGAACACGGGGGCATCGCGGAGGTGGTCGGCATCACCACCGACATCACGGAGCAAAAACGGCGCGAGCAGGAACTCGAAGTGCTGAACCGCATCCTACGACACGACGTCCGCAACGACGTGAACGTCATCACCGGCTGGCTCACCACACTCGAAGGCGCCGTCGACGGTGCCGACGCCGACGCGTTAGCGCGCATCCAGGCGGCGAGCAGACACGTGGTCGAACTGACCGACCTGGCCCGCGAGTACGTCGACGTGGTCGTCAGCGAGGGCGAGTTCGACCTCGAACCGGTCGACCTCGTCGCGACGCTCGAAACCGAACTGGCGGTGCGCCGCCGGACGTACCCCGACGCGGAGTTTCGGGTTGTGGGCGACCTTCCACGGGTCGAGGTAGAGGCGAACGAACTCCTCGGCTCCGTCTTCCGAAACCTCCTCACCAACGCCGTCCAGCACAACGACAAGCCGACTCCGGTCGTCGAAGTGTCCGCAGGCGTCGACGGCGACACCGTCCGGGTGAGCGTCGCGGACAACGGACCCGGGATCCCACCAGCGCAGCGGGACCGGTTGTTCGGCGAGGGGGAACGGGGCCTCGACAGCACCGGGACGGGCATGGGGCTGTACCTGTGTCGGGAGATCGTAGCGGGGTACGGCGGCGAAGTCGGGGTCGGAGACGGAGACGAAGCGGGAGCCGTCTTCACCGTCGAACTGAAGCGGTCCGTGGCGTAG
- a CDS encoding universal stress protein encodes MTFVVPFDGTELAEAALVRATEFGALFEEDVLAVSVIPRGNTDYARDRGWIEANETFEMDAAVSTLHTQVTDLCPSADFRHVVVDRFAPSGTISKRIRETARKENASMVFVGSENAGHMVTSVSSVGGNVATDDGYDVTIVRHPRPARIAKHADAVPERRPKSHFYLPE; translated from the coding sequence ATGACATTCGTGGTGCCGTTCGATGGGACGGAACTCGCCGAGGCGGCGCTCGTTCGCGCGACCGAGTTCGGCGCTCTCTTCGAGGAGGACGTGCTGGCGGTGAGCGTGATTCCGCGAGGGAACACCGACTACGCGCGCGACCGCGGCTGGATCGAGGCGAACGAGACGTTCGAGATGGACGCCGCCGTGTCGACGCTCCACACGCAGGTGACCGACCTGTGTCCGAGCGCCGACTTCCGGCACGTCGTCGTCGACCGCTTCGCCCCCTCCGGGACCATCTCGAAACGCATCCGCGAGACGGCGCGGAAGGAGAACGCCTCGATGGTGTTCGTCGGGAGCGAGAACGCCGGACACATGGTCACGTCGGTGAGCAGCGTCGGCGGGAACGTCGCGACGGACGACGGCTACGACGTGACTATCGTCCGGCACCCCCGTCCCGCCAGAATCGCCAAGCACGCCGACGCCGTCCCCGAGCGGAGACCGAAGTCTCACTTCTACCTCCCGGAGTGA
- a CDS encoding TrmB family transcriptional regulator encodes MIPPRFDSRNEPRTDRTTSGPITLPETVTSPQAKLVYLYLLVRGTVTVDELGASLDLPKLALFSILQTLAESDLVVRDGDAVSVR; translated from the coding sequence ATGATTCCACCACGGTTCGACTCCCGGAACGAACCACGGACCGACCGCACGACAAGCGGCCCCATCACGCTCCCCGAGACGGTCACGTCGCCACAGGCGAAGCTCGTCTACCTCTACCTCCTCGTCCGCGGGACGGTGACCGTCGACGAACTCGGCGCGTCGCTCGACTTGCCCAAACTCGCGCTGTTCAGCATCCTCCAGACGCTCGCGGAGTCCGACCTGGTCGTCCGCGACGGCGACGCCGTCAGCGTTCGGTGA